In the Glycine max cultivar Williams 82 chromosome 6, Glycine_max_v4.0, whole genome shotgun sequence genome, AGAAGGTAACTTACGTGCGATGAGATGCTCACGCGATCGCAATAGCGGCAACAACAAAGGTTTGTAGGGAGGAAGAGGTAGAAGATCCTATGACAGATTTGACGAGGAAGTCCGCTGCATGAGGTTGACCGAATGGAGCCACCAAGGCTGGTGTTGGATCTGCCACAAGACGATGCGAATGGCCCAACCCAAACTGTGATATGAAACTCACCATCAACGGAAACTCGAAAAGAAGCCCTTGTTCTTTATGCACTCTCCACTCTTTCCTAAGCTTGTTTCGTTGGAAATTGGAATTCAAACTCATACTCATTCTCTCCCCAAGTCATAGTCATGTATGGCGGTGGTGAATGTTCTGCTTATTATGTCTATGTATGCCCTCTTATTTCTGATTATTTTCCTTTCcgttgtaattttatttaatttgggaGATGAAGTATCAATAATAGTGATAAACCTGGGTTCCCACACTTGCAAAGTCGGTTATGCTGGCAAAGATGCTCCCAAGGTTGTCCTTCCCTTTGTAACTTTCTCTCATTCACCttttttcatttgcattttaTTCTTTGTATTGTAAGAGATATCTGGAACATACATTGTCACATACTTATGTTGTTGGTGCTATTGATCACATGGACATTGATGGAATTGCTGGTATTAATGATGAGAACTCTGACAAAACCAAGGGAAAATGTAAACTTTATGTAGGATCTCAATCATTAGGATACCGCAGAGACCATATGGAGGTAACACTTCCAAATATCTATCTGTTGGGTTaggctttaaattttaatctcatttcagttattttaaaatttttttgttttgatgttgATCAGGTGATGTCACCCTTGAAGAATGGAGTTGTTGTTGACTATAATGTTGTATACAACATATGGGATCATGCTTTGAGGTTGGTTCTCATTATTGATTCTGGCTATAATAGGATCATC is a window encoding:
- the LOC100809724 gene encoding actin-related protein 4A, with amino-acid sequence MYGGDEVSIIVINLGSHTCKVGYAGKDAPKVVLPYVVGAIDHMDIDGIAGINDENSDKTKGKCKLYVGSQSLGYRRDHMEVMSPLKNGVVVDYNVVYNIWDHALRLEVFDREKFNNWVEKGVTPAIEPSLKLYEDVLNLGFKVILLTGRSERRRSVTVDNLINAGFKEWDQLILR